One Spea bombifrons isolate aSpeBom1 chromosome 1, aSpeBom1.2.pri, whole genome shotgun sequence DNA window includes the following coding sequences:
- the NDNF gene encoding protein NDNF has product MLLSYWYISLLLMPVCLRSQKLPTRDEELFQMQIRDKAIFHDSSVVPDGAEISGYLFRDNPKRYFFVVEEDNTPLSVIVTPCDAPLEWKLTLQELPEEASGEGSGEPESLEQQKQQLMNEEGTELFSYKGNDVEYFVSSSSPAGLYQLELVSTEKDTHFKVYATTTPESDQPYPELPYDPRVDVTSLGRTTVTLAWKPTPTSSVLKQPIQYCVVINKEHNFKSICAVEAKLNADDAFMMAPKPGLDFSPFDFAHFGFSSNNAGKDRSFMPKNPNAKSLRQITAKPNVDIQKVCIGNKNIFTISDLKPDTQYYFDVFAVNTGTNMSTAYVGTFARTKEEAKQKTLELKDGKVTDVFIKRKGAKFLRFAPVSSHQKVTFSVHSCLDAIQIQVRRDGKLLLSQSVEGVRQFQLRGKPKAKYLIRLKGSKKGASMLKILATSKFNKQPFPSLPEDTRIKAFDKLRTCSSVTIAWLGTQERNKFCVYKKEVDDDYNEEHKKREQNQCLGPDTRKKSDKVLCKYFHSQNLQKAVTTETIKGLLPGKTYMLDVYVMGHGGHSVKYQSKVVKTRKFC; this is encoded by the exons atgtTGCTGTCTTATTGGTACATCTCTTTACTTCTCATGCCAGTCTGCTTGAGGTCCCAGAAATTACCAACTAGGGATGAAGAATTATTTCAAATGCAGATACGAGACAAAGCCATTTTCCATGATTCGTCGGTTGTTCCTGACGGAGCTGAAATCAGCGGCTATCTCTTCAGAGACAATCCTAAAag ATACTTCTTTGTAGTGGAGGAAGATAATACACCCCTGTCGGTTATCGTCACACCATGTGATGCACCACTGGAGTGGAAATTGACTCTACAGGAACTTCCTGAAGAAGCTAGTGGAGAAGGATCAG GTGAACCTGAATCACTTGAGCAGCAAAAACAACAGTTAATGAATGAAGAAGGCACGGAATTATTCTCGTATAAAGGCAATGATGTGGAATATTTTGTGTCATCAAGTTCACCAGCTGGCTTGTATCAACTGGAGTTGGTTTCAACAGAAAAAGACACTCATTTCAAAGTTTATGCTACAACAACACCAGAATCGGATCAGCCTTACCCTGAACTACCTTATGATCCGAGAGTTGATGTGACTTCACTCGGGCGTACAACGGTAACATTAGCATGGAAGCCTACACCAACATCATCTGTTCTGAAACAACCAATCCAATATTGTGTTGTCATCAACAAGGAACACAATTTTAAAAGCATTTGTGCTGTTGAAGCTAAACTTAATGCAGATGATGCGTTCATGATGGCCCCAAAGCCTGGTCTAGATTTCAGCCCTTTTGACTTTGCCCACTTTGGTTTCTCTTCAAACAACGCTGGAAAGGATAGAAGTTTTATGCCAAAAAATCCTAATGCAAAGTCGTTAAGGCAAATAACTGCAAAACCCAACGTGGATATTCAGAAGGTTTGCATTGGAAACAAAAACATCTTCACAATCTCTGACCTGAAGCCTGATACTCAATACTACTTTGATGTTTTTGCGGTTAATACTGGCACAAATATGAGCACTGCTTACGTTGGAACATTTGCTCGAACCAAAGaagaagcaaaacaaaaaacactagaGCTAAAGGATGGTAAAGTTACTGATGTGTTCATTAAAAGAAAGGGTGCCAAGTTTTTAAGGTTTGCCCCAGTTTCATCTCACCAAAAGGTAACATTTTCTGTCCATTCTTGCTTGGATGCCATCCAAATTCAAGTCAGAAGAGATGGAAAACTACTTTTGTCACAAAGTGTGGAGGGTGTACGTCAGTTCCAGTTAAGAGGAAAACCAAAAGCAAAATATCTAATTAGACTCAAAGGAAGTAAAAAAGGAGCATCAATGTTAAAGATTCTAGCAACATCCAAATTTAATAAACAGCCATTCCCTTCTCTTCCCGAAGATACAAGAATCAAAGCCTTTGACAAACTACGCACATGCTCTTCCGTGACCATAGCATGGTTGGGCACACAAGAAAGAAACAAATTTTGTGTGTACAAAAAAGAAGTGGATGACGACTACAATGAAGAGCATAAGAAGAGAGAACAAAATCAGTGCTTGGGTCCAGACACGAGAAAGAAGTCAGATAAAGTTCTCTGTAAATACTTCCACAGCCAAAATCTCCAAAAGGCAGTCACCACAGAGACAATTAAAGGACTGCTGCCAGGCAAGACTTACATGTTGGATGTTTATGTCATGGGTCACGGAGGCCACTCAGTCAAATATCAAAGTAAAGTCGTAAAAACAAGAAAGTTTTGTTAG